ctttgttaataaaACAGCAACCTTTCTGCGAGTCAAGAGTTGGTCACTGGTCCTGAGGTAGAATCACCCTACTGAGAACTCCCTTAAGCCAGACAAAGCTTAAAGTGTCTGCCCCTTCCCCCACTGCCACACATGCCTGAAACAGAAGGGTCTCTACCCACAAAGCcactgacagctctgaaaaaactGAGCCTCCTTAAAGGACATCTTATTAAAACCACGCTGCTCAGGTTGGATTTATTTAATattcaatacaaaaaaatatcagcCGATATCTGAAGTTCTACTTTATGAGGCAGAGGATCAGTGCGGATGTGATCGTCTTGAAcctgtcctgctgctccctcagTTCTCACATGCAAAGTTgcagcaaaagtatttttgcagaTGCGTCTTCCCAGAGAGTGTTTTCCATGGGGTACAGCTACCCACACCTCTCCTTTGCTTCACCTGCTGGGAAAGTCGCTCCTCCTCCTGTCACTGGTGTCCTTCAGGTCTGAGTCAGTCAGGaaaggatttgttttgtttgaccGCAGCCTTTCGAAGCCGGACCTGTGCCCAAGGGTGGTTTTGTGGGGGCCAAGGAGGCTGGAAGAGGAACTCCCCCTGTTCAAGTCTGTAACTGGTTATGGCATACTGattgaataaaaggaaaaactcaCAACTTCTATGGGGGGAGGATGCAGACTGGAGCCATCATCAGGTCCAGAGGGTGGGCCTCCCCCCCTCATTATGAACAGGTCAATGTCCCAAAGGagaaccaaaaataaaaacaaacaaatgaaaaacaaaaatgcccTGACCCAACAAATCAACAGTTCAATATATCATAATTTCAAGGTCTTCCCATGATACGAATCCAACGCAGCTTTCACAAATTAGATTTTTCCAGACAGTGGAGGCAGGGCCCCTGGCATTCCCCCCGAGAGCCCTGTGTTGGGTCCGAGGAGgatctggaaggaaaacaatcaGTTGAGGGACAGCAAGGATGTGGGAGGACTGTCACATGCCaccctcccctcctgcagctaCTTGGCGGGTGCTGAAGGTACCAGCAGTGTTTTGCAGTATTGGCTCCTCCCCTGCTATGACAACCAAGGCGACCACAGCAAACGCAAACGGGGCAGATAGAGGCATGGCTGCGTGAGGCCTGCGTGCAGTCCTCACTACGTTATTTCGGCTCAGGAAAAGCCAGGTTGTGTTTGCCAGAGTTTGCTGCCAGCCTTTTCCTGGGAATCGGCAGGATCATCCCACCAGAACATCCAACCAGAGCACCTGGTGGGATGAATGAGGCCACAATGTATTGCAAACTAAACCCTGTTCCCTAAGCTCCATTAACAGCTGATAACTGGGAGGAGGTGCAGGCACCCGGAGCCAGCCCTGAAGAGCCAGGAGAGAAGGCTGGAGCGTCTCCACCTCACCTGtcgctgctgcagctgctgctgttgctccatctgcagtttttcagtttcaaagaCAACAGGAAGAACTAGAATCATGAAGGAGGTGGTCCCAAtccacagagctgccctggAGAATCTGGGGAGCAGAAAGCACACTGGGATTAAGAACCGGTTCTTCCGCGGCTGCTTACAGGCGCCAGACTTGCCCACGTTTCCTTCAGACAAAAGCCCCCGCCGATCCCACCCCTGCGGCGGCACCTTCCCCCgaccctccccatcccactttccccacggccccgccgccccctgcccgccccgccccccgctgcCAGCGGCCAAAgccgccgcgggggccggcggagccccccgcgccccgctcccGAGGCCGCCCGGCCGGCCCGCCGCGCCCTTACCTGTACATCTTCTGCGCTACCGTCAGCGACAGGTCGAAGGTGGCTCCGGCCGCCGAGCGGACGCTCTCGGGGAACATCTCCGTCAGCCCCCACAGCCGCTCCGCCAGCGTCTCGTCCAGCTGCGGGCGGCACGCACCGCGTCAGGCCGCCCGGCCCTGCGCGCCCGCCGGGGtcaccgcgcccgcccgcccggcccgcccggccccggccgccccgctaCCTCCTCGTCGTCGTCGTCCTCCTCCAGCTCGTCCTCCAGCTCCTCGGCCTTGCCCGAGCCGCCCTTGGGCAGCAGCTCCTCCGGAGACAGGGACGCAGCAGCCGCCATCACCACCAGCCAGGGACGGAGGGGGCGGCAGCCAGCGGAAGCGGAacggcggtggcggcggcgccggAAGCGGGGCGGCCCCCGCCTCCGCCCGGGCTCGGGGCAGGCAGCGGCCCCTGGCGGCCGGGAGGATCCGCAGGGGGCCCCCGCTCCTcggcccggctccccccggcctccccccaGCTCGCAGCACGACCCTTCGCATAAGCAAACACCGGTAACATCTGGGTTTAAAGGtgaatttttatgtaaaatatgcaaaacTCTTGAGAACAAGCAACTCCAGCATCCTGCTCGCCAATGGCAAGAGGTGAAACTCGTACAGGCCCCTGGAGGCTCCCCAGGAGGGGCGATTTGGTGCGGGGTGGAGGTCTCTGCATTTTTAAGCAGagagggtgaggagggggcCACCCGGAGGTGGATCTTCTTCACCAcctgttttccagctgccttAGGACAGAGGGTACCCACAGCTGGGCTATGGCTAGGAAATGTAGCGAGGTAAAGTGCTCTGAGAAAAAACATGTTAATTAACGGTGTCTGGGCGCGGGGCCAGCTGTTACACAGTACCTACAGCACCACACAATGCTGGAGGCATCTTGTTACTCGCAGTCCCATGGAACAAAGTACCTACACACAAGTACCAACACGGCTAGGAGGCCTAAGATGGCCCAGCATCGCCTGTGTGCGGGCAGCCGAGACTCAGGGGCAAGCCTCCTGGcttccccatcctccagccACCTCTTCCTCTTCACTTCCTCCTCCGGCTGTGGTTCCTTAGTTCCTCTAGCTCCTTCTCCATCAGGTGGGACTCAGCTGTGGTCTCGGAGAGCTGCAATGCACAGTGAACAAGAGTGAACTACGCCTCCAACCTCCACCCTGTGCTACAGCTGCAGGGCCAACACTGGATTGGTGACCTCACAgtctgctgcctgcctcagaCACGCGTGTCAGGACACAAAAGCCCCTCAGAGGGATCAGACAGAGATTGCTCTCCCGCTGAAAAAGCACCTCATGTCACAGCAGCACACAAAGACAGACATTTGTGCCTCAGAAGCTTTTCCGATGTCAGAGCACAACCTTTCTAGAGATGCCACTGAGATTTACAGCTGCGAGCCAGCACCCACATGAGGGAATCTGTCCCCATTTGAAGCAAGAGGGAAGCTGAGATTTCACGCTTTACTGAGATTGCCTGGAAAACCTGGAGAGCACCTAGGGCTTCTGCTAAGTGCTGCAGCCACAAAAGCCACTTGCCAGCTTTAAAACATGGGAAGAGCGTAAGGAAGGAAGAAGTGTTTGTTCAGACTGACATAAATGCTAAGTCACTTGTTAGACTGAGAATACACAtgaatttcactgaaaatgtctCCAAATCTTAAGTACAAAAGCTGCGATCTCTGGGTAAAGTtgaatttcagtttgtttaGGGCCTGGGAATTCTTTCATCCACAGGTTTACACACCAAATAGATGTCACATCACTTGTCACAGCAGACAGAAGCTTTAATCTTCTGTGACCAGAAACGATGGCTATAACTTAAAAGTCACAGTTGGGGCAGAGGCCAGAGTGGCAAGAAAAGTGCTGTACTtcacacagaaagggaaagagtaAACATGGCACTTGCAGGGGCTCCTCTCTAATCAGTCACAGTGCTCACAAAAGTCAAGTTCTGCTGCAGGGGGAaccctcccctcttcccacagaGGGGATCAGACTTTACTCCCACAGTCACTTCACTGTTACAATTGTCTTGCATAGCCGGGTGACACGGAAGGAGCGGGGTGCAGTGAGAATAGCCTCCTCTGGCGGTCCCAGCACCCTTAGCTTGGGCATTTCCACTGATGTGAGCAGGTGGAAGCTGGGCAAAGACTCACCATGTCCAGCAGAATATCCACTTTCAGCCGAAGGaggttgttttcttcctctaacTGCTGGTTCCGTTTGCGCAAGCGCTGCATTTCTCTGCGATCCCCTGTGAAGCTTCCTGAttctggaaggaaggaaagagctCAAAATACAGATTGTCAGACAACCGTTGCTACTTCAGATCAAAACAAGCTGAGCTGCATTCTACCTGCCACCCACTGGCCATTTTCAAACTTCAGGCTCTGGCCAGCAAGGTTCATAGTGGGGGTGCCATACTCCAGGCCCAGCTCAATCTCACGGGTAGATCTatccagctgcagggagaagatCACACTCAGCATTTTACAGAAATCCAAAGCCACCCCCTTGCTCTCCCGTTTCTTGGTGACTGGCATTTCATTGGAAGCTGCTGGTCGGACTGCCCCTGAAGCCCGAAATCATCCTTTGGTCATGTACTGCTGCAGTAGAGGACTGGCTCCTCTAGCCACCATGCCTGCACTTTCTGTCACCCAAACACACCTCCTGGGCTCAGAAACCACTGCTGAGAAGCATTAGGTGAAACAGTTCTGGACTGTGGGTGGGGTGACGATGATCCCTCCCTGAGCTATTGCATTTCTACCTTTATATGTAGTCACCAGCAATCAAAAATGGTGTGCACCATGGGAGGGAAGAGGCACCGCTGGGAGCTCGTCAGGGTTATGGTGGCCACAGTAGCAGCCACCTACCCCTGGCCACCAAACAAGCGTTCCCACAGGCAAGCCACCAGGACTCACCAGGTGCAGGTTGGAGAGAGAGGCGCATTTCCTGGGGGGGGTCTTCTTCGGGCTGAAGGTGTTCCCGAAGAGAGGCATCGCGCACTGCGGCCTGGGCGTTCAGGGCGCTCCCCACGGCCTTACGCTGCTCCCTGAGCAGGGAGGACGCGGCCGGGCCGAGGCCGCAGGCCAGGAGCCGTGCTGGCAGGACTGGGTCTCCTCCGGTGGCCGCCGGCACCTACAACCAGGCCCCGGGTGTGCCCCCCCTCACGCTGTGCACCCCGGCCCGTCGGAAAGGGCCAAATGGCGGGGAGAActggcggggcgcgggcgccTGGGCCTGGGCCACCCGCCCCGGGGCGACAGGCCCGCGCCGGACCGCGCCCCTCCCCGCCGGCACGCGCCTCCCCTCACACCTCCGCCGAGGCGTCACCCGGTGGGGCGAACGGCGCGAGGCTACCCCCGACGTCACCCCCTCCCCCACGCTCGCGTCCCCGCGCCCCCTCCTCtcgcgcccccgccccgcgcaggCGCACTCGGCAGCCATCGCCAGTGCCGCGAGGCCGGCTCGGCGCGCGGCGGGGACGTGGGCTATGTCGCCCGCCGGGGTCGCTGGGGAGGGCGGGAGAACCGGACAGCGTCGCTCCCCGCtcgcgccgccgccggggcggtCCCTCGCTCTGTTTCCCATCCCGGCATCTGGCTGGCGAAGCCGGCGGGCTCGGCGAGGGCCCGGCGGCTGGAAACATAaacacccccccgcccccccgccctaGAGTGGTAGGGCCGGTCCCGCGGCGCGGgcagccgggccgggctgtgccCTCGGGATTCGCCCCGTTACGGGTGGGGGAAGCACCTCTCCGGCGAGCCGCGCTGGTTCCCGCCGCTCCGCCTCCGTCACCGCGCCCGTGGGCTCAGCTGCCGCGTGCCCCGGGAGCGGTTTGCGGCCGCTGCGTTGCCACGGCGACGGCGGCGCTCCGCCGCTCCTCCCCGCCGCCTCGGGAGGCGGCGGCCCCCGGGCCCctgcggcgcggggccggcagCGGCCGTGAGGGGGATGGCCGTGGAGGGTGCTCCGGGGCTGCCGCCTCGGGAGCGGCCGGGCGAGACCGCGCCGGAGGGCCTGGCTGGCGGGCCGgctccccccgcgccgcccctcGGTCCGGCGGCTGCGCCGGAGGGGGACGGGCGCGGAGGAGCTGGCGCCGTGGCGGCGGGGCTCCTCCCGTGGTCGGGCTGCAGCGGGCTTGCCATGTCCGGCCCGCGGGTTCCCGCCAGGTTCCCTCCAGTGCTTGAGCGGGTCGGAAGACCTTTAATTGCTCTTGCAGATGAACAGCGAAAACGCCGTTCGGCAGAGAGTCGCTCCTCGCTTGGGAGCGTGGGAGAGATGGCGGCCCGGGGTGCCCGAGCTCGGGGTGGTGGGTCAGAAGCTGCAGAGCGGGGACCCGGCAGCTCCTCAGCGAGCTCTCTGCAGCAACAGGCCCAGTGTCCTGGTTTTCTGCATGTGGTGTAAAGTCCTCCCTTCTCAGCACATGGTGGAATAAATTTAGTTTTATTGTGTTACTTGCTGGCCTGTATTCCGTGGGAGATGGCTTTTGTAGTTGGTTTGGATTATATTTTGAATGAACAGCAGGGGTATGTAGCACATATAGCTCCAATACTTTTTTATGTTGCAGAGGCAAGATACCGCTCGTTTTCTAAATTTTATAATTATGTAATCTGTTAGAATTTAGTGATCTGAAGTTACTTGCTTCATTGTTAGGAAAGCTTCTGTTTAGGACTGTGAGGCTTTCCTCCTCACAGTTTTAATCTAAACACAAATTTTAGATTAATGAGATGGTAAGATGCTGACTTTAAAGGGGAACAATAAAGAAAaggtgaggggggaaaaaagctggaGTGGGTGGGGGAATAGCAGGCAGACAAACAGAAAtgacaggaaagaaaggaggaaataagAGAATCACCAGCCTTTTAATTTGGTTTGTACATGTATTAATGCTccacaaaaaaagttatttaacaGTCTTTCGTTCTCATAGTGCTTAATTGGCACCCTGCCTGAAGTAAACCAGAAAATTGATTACTTGGCATGAGAATTGGAAAGATACCACAATACCAAGCTTGGTGactacagaaaagagaaatctcTGGTGCTGCAGTATCTCCTGGTAGTCCAGTTAAGCAATAGCTGATTCTGCATACTATAAAAACAGTGGCCTTCTGACCCTGTGTACTAGAGTCCGTGCACTGGAGACTagtcattttttaatttaattttattttttaataagggACGGGATTATGGGGTGGGGAGGACAGGACAGCAACACccttaaaagcagaacaaaaactTGCAGTTCTGAACAAGGGATTTGCGAGGTAGTtgtggctctgtgtgtgcatatattGGGTAAGAGAGATGAAAAGAAGAAGGGCCAGAAGTGAAAAGAGGGCGAGAACCTGTGAAGAAGAGCTGGAAGAATGTAGAAGTACaattttgaactgaaaaaaccTTGTAGCTAACCTAGGTGCTTGTAAGATGCGATGACCAAAGTGAGGAACTGAGCTCTTAACACTcactctcttcttttttttttaagttgctaaatgcactgaaaaaaattgagttGCCAAACAAATACTCAGACCTGAAGAGCTGCAGATGAGATAAACATCTCCCTGAGATGCTCAAACACAAAGACACATAGGTTTCTTTTATAAATACTTAAGgtgtttgttgggggggggtggggggagggaagggaaccAATCTTAAGAAGCTCTAGTCAGGTTGTGCCCCACCAGTAACACGGGGGTAGCAATGTTCACCTTCCTTGAAGAAACCTGTATGTTTCAGCACAGTTGTGTGCTTGAGTTCTTGCGCTGAGCAGGATGAGTATTGTAGTAATATGTTATAGTTACTGCAAAACTAAACTCTCTCATTTATCCAGGGTCTCACAGTGATTCTCTGACAGCCTCTTTCTCCAAGGCAGAGACCTCGGCATGTGAGGTGAATGCACACTTCTGTGTGCCTGGATGCCAGCATGTGTGCATAGTAAGAGTGTCAGAGTTGGTAGGGCCTGTAAGTGAGTTCAGAAAGTTCTCCTGAGGTTTGAGAGCAAGAAAAAGAGGTTCAGTGTCTGATTTTTGGTGTGATTCGCTTCAGAAGtctgtctttcttcttttgcatgGTTTTACTAAATGTCACTTCTCAACAAACTCCATTTCCTTGAAAAATGCTGTGGAATTTCCTTGCTGCACCAACCTCTCAGGCTATTTTGGCAGtagctttttgttgtttcttcatttacatCAGGTAGATACTGAGACAAGAGCTGACCATGGCTGTTTCTAGCATTGCCTCTTAATATGTCACATCGGTCTCCTGCCAGTAGGTAATTTGACATACATTTTAAGTGATGTTAAAAGCATTACCATGTAGCACTGTGCATCCCTCTGTGCCTGACACACTGTGGGGAAGTGAACACCCAGTGCCCACTCTCTTTCCTGGGACAGTAACTAGAGATATCACTTAGAATCTGCAAAAGCTCATTAAATGGTGAAGAACCTATATATTACAGTCATTGTGTAAGGTAACTGTGTATCCTTCTATGAAGACATCTTTGGGAACACCGATGGAAGGCTAAGAGAGTGACAGAACGAAGATAGGGCTGTAGCACATGACAATGTGGAAATTTTGGAATACACCCAAGCTGTTCTTGGTAGCCTCATTTGGACTGTGTTCTTTGGCTTTTTCAGTTCACAAGCCATGCAGAATCTATAGCttaaatcaggggtcctcaaactacggcccacgagttggatacggccccccagggttctcaatccggcccctggtatttacagacacacacccccccgccgggggttggggggggggaaccaagcagctgcCACTTAATCCacgtgccggccccctgtttaaaaagtttgaggacccctggcttaGATGGTCTCAGAGGCTATTTTAACTCCATAGTGTTTCTCTTGCCTTCTTGCAGATACACTGCAGgattattattgttctttgtTACATTAATAACTTTAGGGAAGCCCCACTGACTGATGAATTCAGTAGACTTACTCTAGCTTTACCCTGATGTCAAAGAGAATATCTGTTGTAATTAGTGCTGCTTGAAACTTCCTACATTGACTGGTAGGCTAAATGAGACTGAGTTTAAAACctataaaagaaattacttttggcACATTGAAATTAATTCCATGCCCAATGGAATAATTTCTTCAGTAGCGAGATAATTCCTGTCGCCTCAGTGCTCTGCAGTTAATGATGTTCCTCCTTTTAGTATCCTAGATATTAAATCTCTCACCTATAATTTATTGGCAAAGCAGACgtctatttttctctctgtttcttcttttcattataGCCAACTCAAGAGATAGAAGAACAGCTGTTTCACCACTTTGCAGagaatgctgcttttctcttgcttGACTGTTGCAGATTGCACCACTAGGAGGCCCTCATTAAAGAGCTTATAGCTaggcaaaaaaagcacaaggaCAGTGAAATGACATAGAGGAACGCATCCCCACAGGAGTAATCTGAAACTAATACTTATCCTATAAATAGAGATTTTT
The Falco peregrinus isolate bFalPer1 chromosome 6, bFalPer1.pri, whole genome shotgun sequence genome window above contains:
- the CBY1 gene encoding protein chibby homolog 1; the protein is MPLFGNTFSPKKTPPRKCASLSNLHLLDRSTREIELGLEYGTPTMNLAGQSLKFENGQWVAESGSFTGDRREMQRLRKRNQQLEEENNLLRLKVDILLDMLSETTAESHLMEKELEELRNHSRRRK
- the TOMM22 gene encoding mitochondrial import receptor subunit TOM22 homolog; this translates as MAAAASLSPEELLPKGGSGKAEELEDELEEDDDDEELDETLAERLWGLTEMFPESVRSAAGATFDLSLTVAQKMYRFSRAALWIGTTSFMILVLPVVFETEKLQMEQQQQLQQRQILLGPNTGLSGGMPGALPPLSGKI